In the genome of Catharus ustulatus isolate bCatUst1 chromosome 1, bCatUst1.pri.v2, whole genome shotgun sequence, the window TCTGAACTGCAGTTTTAGAGAGGTGCTGATGTTGCAGCATCAATTAAATACATAGACTTAAAATACTTTCAGAGACAAAACTCTCTGTGATGTTTATCTGCTCAGCACAGTGAGTATGGTAAATGCCACTGGAAGTTGTAAACAAACTCTGGTACCTACATCAGCATTGTCTAATTCCACATCCTGCCCTTTATTGCTACCATGAGCTCATTCATAATATAAATTGTACTAAAGGAATTTGAAACTGCCCAGCTTTTTCCTAGGTCCCATGGTATTGAAGTGATTGGGCATGTCACAGTTTGAACTTTGGAAGAGCCCAATAAATGCcaataaacataaaaatctaCAATAAAAGCCTTAGGAGCAAAAGATGAGTACTGAAAATCAGAGAATATGTACAGAGTTTTGGTTTTGAATCAAGCCATGCCTCAACTGTCAGgtttcaaaagtaaaaatcttCCCTGTAACAATAATGTGTAGTGGGCACAAACACCAATATGAGAATTGCCAAATTCGGTTACTAAGTAAATTCTAATACATGAATTTTTCAatccatttaaataaatatatttgcctCTGAAAGATCGTGCTGTCACAATGGTTTTAATTATGAAATCCATTTTCTCAGTTCTCTTTAGAATTATGAAAATGATCTTCCTGGTGGGAGCTGTTGGACATTCATCACACTTGAAAAACAGGTACTTAGGAAGGATATAGGAGAGTAATTGTAGACTCTTTTGTCTTAAGTGTTCTTAGACACCAATTACACAGATTTTTGCTACCAGATGGGCATTGTAATCATCATGAAttccaaaacattaaaaaaaaaatctattatgTGAATTTTCTGTACCTTTCACAACAAATTCAGATTCCATTTCAAGTATTTACAGAAGGGGAGGACACAAGGggagaaaattttcctttttgtgtcaTCTCTTCTGTTTGATTTTAAAGCTCTCCAGAAGTAACTGCTTAAGAAGAGTAGGAGGTTGTTCTGTTATAAATACCTTTAAATTCAGCTGTTGGAAATTCTGACCAACAGCCTACCAAGACCTGGTTTTAGCACATGGCACTTTGAGCTGGAGGGCATTCTGAACAAGACAGGAACCTTTAGATCTCTCTGTCAACCCAACAGAAAATTGTAGATGTAAAACTGCAACTAGGTGGAGATACtagcaaaaaaatccttttcaacAATTTAAATGTCGTTTCTCTGTAGTAATTAAGAagaacatattttcattttacccAAGTCATCTATTTATGAAGGAAGGGAATTCAGGTTCACAGAATTAAGTCATGTAACAATAGTACCAACTTTATTCTACTCACTCAAACCCCAAAGGATCTGAAAATACTGGGAAAACCAAAAAGAGGAAATGGATAGAGACATACTCTCATGGAAACAGCTCTGAGAAGGTCCAAATATCCAGTTGCTCTAAGTCAGGCATTCCCAGAAGTGTGCAGAGAACACACAGGTAAGAACCCTGAGCTATTTCTTCAAGTATTACCACAGAATCACAAACACTGAAGACACTGAATTCAGACAAACACATATTTGGTTTGCTACTCACCAGATCTGTGTGAACTTTGAGGTGTGCCTGGAGCTTGTATTTATCTGGAGTGGAGTAGTCACAGTGTTCTGTGGGacatttcagcaaaatattGCTGTGTTTCTGAATGACGTGACGTTTAAGGCAGTTCTTGGTGATGGAAGAATAATTGCACTGGGAGCAGTAATATAAATGTTCTCGAGTGTGTGTACGGACATGCATGTCATAGTGCACCTGGTACCAAAACAACTTgcctgaaaattaaattagacATAAAGAAAGTAAGTAATTCCTAAACAATTGTTagtgaaatttcaaaaaaataactgtttttctttcaggacaAAACACACCATTTGAATCCTGCCCCTTTAGTCTTCAATGAAAATTCTTCAATGAAGATTCTTTGccactgaaaatatatttacaaatcAACCTTTGCCCAAAAAGATCATGTTATATGTCCTGAAACAGCCAAACAAGAGCCACTTGTTATCAACAATAATATCAATAATAACAAATCAATGATCCTTTTCCTAAAGGAAAAGTCCTTTACATCTGTTCTCTTATGCAAAGAACCTGAATGCAACTGCACACCAAAAGAgactgtcaaaatattttttgttactttCTTTCATGTTACTCCTTCTTAAAAGCCTTTTTGGCATAACGGCATCAAAAATCTCAGAGCAATTAATCTGAAGTTATGGTGTTTCAAAAACTTgttttttcagatgtttctttccctttccaagAATGAAAACTACAAAATATATCCCAAATTGCTTCCTTTCCACTTACgtaaacacaaacattttcagttAGAGTAAGTGGGAATAGAGTGTCATTCCCACttccataaattaaaaaacccaaacaattaCAACCAGGATCTGATACCACACAATTAAAAATTTCATCTCAAAGAATCTGGTTCAAAACAAGACACAAAATGCCAGTATATATGTTCCTACTGTACAGAATGTATATTGCTATACATCCTCCCACACTACAtgataaaaactgaattttatacTAAGCTGATAATGAAGCTCAAGTATTAAAGCATGGACTGAACTAATGTTGATCACATGCCTAAATCTGCTGCGCTTGGTCTCAGTGAAAGTTGTAACTTGGGGAGATGCATGTGGACAGAAATAATCTAATTCTATCAAATTTCACATCAGCAAAAATTGAGCCTTGGAAGGCACTGCTTTGCTAAATTCCactagtggggtttttttttaggagatttGACTCATTTCACATTATTTGTACAGCAAAAAGCAAATCCCACTGGACCCCAGAATCCATACTGAACTACAAAACTAATGCTGCTGCCAAGATACACAAATATATCAAACACTGTAAaccagaggagcaggaaaaagaCAGCTCACTGtgtaagattttaaaaaccccaaacataaTTCCACTGCTCCTTACCGCAGTATTCACATTCCAAGTCTCCATAAACCTTCCTTATCCTGTCACGTAACTCAGTGCTCATTTGTCTCTTCTGCAAGCTGTCCAAGATCTGCATGAAGGCGACAGATCCATTCCCCCCACTGGCTGTAGCTGTGTTAGAAGAGGCTGCCTGTGGGCTGGTGGCTGCaccagcttctgctgctgccaaggggTCTGTGGGTTCTGCTGAATTCTGAATGGGTGCATCGCATGTTTCTGATTCACCAGGAGGAACAGATTGGATTGTCTCTTCGAGGACTGGAAGGCTCTCAGTGATAGTGTTGCTCTGACTCACATTTAAACTTCTGTCTTCAGATAGTAAAAGATGAATTTCTTCACCCTGCTCATTTACAGAACTGCAGTGATTAACTTCCTCTTCATTTGGTGGAGAACCTTTTAACTCCTCAGGGCCAGCAGTACCATTTTTCAGCAGGAAGCAATCTGATGCTACACAGGGCTGAATGTCTGGGACTGCTATGTCTGTTGTCTGACACAGTGTCTCTGCTACATTTTTTATCAGAGGATTTTCCAATTCTAAGGAAAGGACTGCATCAATTTTTCCATCACCATTATGTTGACCATCATGGTTtacctcagcagctgctgattcACCTTTAGAAGCAGATGGCTGTGGGGTGCTAACAGCATCAGTACTTGTGGCAGTCAATTCACCTGCAGTTTGTGTCTGCTGTTCACCAAGGGCTTCTGGCTGGATGTCacctcctggctccagcaggcAGAAGCTTTGGTTGATAGAACTGTTAAAAACAGAATCCTCCTGCAGATCTGCGTGCACGTCTTTGATGTGAGCACGGAGCCTCACAGAACTGACAAACTTCTTCAGGCACACAGAACACACGTACACAAAAGGGTGTTTTCGAACgtgcagctccagggcttgGTACTTAGTGGCTCCATGGCCACAGAGCTCACAAGCAAAGGGTCTCTCATCACCATGAACCAGCATGTGACGGTCCCGGTCCAGCTCATTTTTGAATTTGCGCTCACAAATATGGCAGTCATAGAGAAGTTGTCTTTTGCCCTCTCGTGTCATCAAGCGAAGCTCATCAAAAACATCCTTCACCTTTTTATCTTGCAGGTCGTGAGTTTCCTTCATATGCTTGATCAAATTTTTAACATCTGAGTATTTCTTTTTGCAGAAACGACAGTGCTGCTTAATTTTCTTGTGAACCCTTTCGATATGGACTTTGAGATGGCCTTTGCTGAGACAAGTGAAGGTGCAATAATCACAGCTGAACTTCTCCCCGGTGTGCTTCCGCAGGTGAACGTTCAGGTTGGCTTTGATGGCACTGGCATAACTGCAGTAAGAACACTTGTAAGGTTTCTCATTTGTATGAATCCTCAGATGTGCTTGGAGGGAGTGCTTAAATTTGAACACCTTGTTACAGTATTCACAGGTAAAAATCTTCAGTTGAGTTGGACccaacctaaaaaaacccaaacacacagTTATATTTACAGTAGTAAATAACATAATGGTAACATAATGTGCTGAAATTTCCCTAAACATTCATAAAGGACAAAAATGCTTcgtttttaagaaaaatgtattaTCCAAAGGCATTTTAAATTATACAACTTATTCATAGTTGATTTTCAGCTGTTCCTTTATTTAAAGGTCTCAGAAAAACAGCCCAGTTTTATGCAAATGGATGGGGAAGCACGTCATTCATATTCTGCATGGACACAAATATAAGTACTTCCAAGTTACCTGCTTGTTTTCGTTGCCTGTTCATATGGGGTTTGCTGAATGGCATATTCCTGATATCCTTTCCGTTGTGATGGGTCTTGAACTGCTGTGTCTGGAGCTGTGGGTTCACTTTCATGAGGAGAAGCCTCAAGAGGAACAATTTTTCTGGCTCCTAAAGGAAGAATGAAAAGAACGCTCATTAAAAATGTGCATTGTCTGTAATACAAAAGTGCAAATTAAACATAAACTCTGTAATTATTAGTTTGACTCTTTTAGTTTCTGTTGTTAATGATGGAAACACTTCCAGAAGCCATCAGTACTTACACCACAGTTCTGCTTAAATAACTTGCCACGACTGACAGTTCAGAGCATTATTTATGGTGCTTGATGGCTGCCACAAGGAGATTCTACATCCAACTATTTCTACCTTGAAAAGATTGCAAATCttctaaataaaatttgaattttctgcttCATACCACATCCTTCAAAAAATTATGCCAAGCTGTTTAATCAGTTCCACAAATAAGGCCAAGGAAAAGTTTAGTCTAAAAACCAGTTTAGCCTATATTTAAAACTCTGtacattttttcctaaactcCTTATATTTTGGAGTATATTGCCATCCCTCagagtaaaaaaatatatttggaacaggtttcccagagcagTGGTCACAGCttcaagcctgacagagctcaaaaagtgtttggacaatgctctgaAGCACATTgtgtgattcttggggctgtcctgtgctgggaggagctggactcaatctTTGTGGAGCCTTttcaactcaggatattctgatTCTATTCTCCTTGTGCACTTCTCAATCTCCACTGGGAGCAGAAGGGGCTCTACTGAATGCATTAAGCCCAGATTCCtgagattattattttttaaatataggcAGCATTAACATAAAGTCTCTGAAACCACAGTGGGGGTTACCCAACAACAGGTATGAAAAACTTAGTGACATTACATGGAGGAAAGACATGCTGCAGAcaacaaggagaaaaacagagattCTGTGGGTCCTTCAGAGTGATTTTAAGagggaaattgaaatattttaagaagagGCCATTTGAGAGTATGCAAAGCTACTGATGCTTTTCCTATCAGGCTGGACATCAGCCAACTCTGTAAACAGAGCAACTAAACTGTAATAGCTCTGTTTCTCACTAAATTGGCTGTAtctaaaaccagatttttttgcACTACTGTTTTTTAATAATGCTTTCAGTTCTGTTCTAAAGATTCTGCTGCTTCAACAGAACTGATCTTCCAAGTTTTCACCCTAAATGTCACCAAAACATTTTAACTTCTACTCCTCCTgttcctccctctcccacaaATGTCAGGCTGTCCACAGGACTGCATCTCCCAAATTGCACTGTGGTAGCCCAGTGAGATGGGACCTTGTCATTACAGCACAGGAGCCATGGTTCAGTCTGTGGCTTCAGTACAAAGGTAACAGGATAGACATCAGACACCAGGAAAAATGTTCTAAAACTTCAGTACTTAAAATAGAAGCAAATTCTATATTTAGAGTgactcagttaaaaaaaataggtCTTAAACTGCTTTCTATGCATGATTGCCTCTTCCAGGCCTCCCATTTCCTGACTGTGAGACAAAGATCCTCATTAAATGCTCCACACTAACTCTCCTCTGTGCCCTTCTGCATTTCAGGATGTTTGAGCATTTCCTAAAAGGACTGCTGAACTGTTTAATAGACCTTCGTACTACCACTATAAAAATTTAATCACCTAAATTGGGTGAACTAAATATACACTCACTAGATAAATACTAACTCACCAGTATTTTGCATACTTTGAGTGGGCAGAATGCTCCAAGGTTATCCTCATGCTCCTGCCTCTAAATTACCTATGCAGTTCACAGAGAGAATGTCTTTAAAAACTTGAAGAgagattttcacattttcagacTTGCTGATGAAGTACCTGCTCACAAAAGGCAATCATGTCTCCTAGTGGGAGCTTGCTACTTCCCACCCTTGGAAGATAGGGAACCATTAAGAAGCTTTAGATGTCTCCATCCACTTGGGATGCTGCGGGTGACAATGGaccagcagccaccagcagtCACCACCAGATCACAAAATAATGACTACAGCATATGCCCAGGAAGTGAGAAAATTGGTTTCTAGGCTTCACCCAGCCTAGCCCCCACATGCCCCAAATACCAAAAGAATGTCCTCAATATCCAGGCTAGGGAAATGCCTAAGGACAAGGCAAACATGTACAAGgtcttatttttcattaaaaacgTCATATGCCAATAAGGAAGATAAaggttttcctgtttccctAGGCAATCATTTCAAGAAGTCAAAGCATATAAATatcaggggaagaaaaagaagtttacTTCTTGAAATGTACTGATCATTTCCTTCAGAgaaatccttcctccagcactATCATATCTCTATTTTAAAGGTAGAATCGACTTTAGTTTACCAGACTTTATTTATGccttttgctttcctcttttcagTCAATATCATCTAAGTAAATCTGCCTTCAGAAGAATAAGATTTGAGTTCCTCATGACATTCTGACAGCAGCTTCTACAGATAAGCATTACCCAGTGAGCCTCATCTCTCAAACTCAGGGATGGCCTCCAGTCTCTTACAGTCTGTCCCTTGGAAAAGCATCCTGTCCTTCACTACAGAGCTTTCCAATACTTATCAACAAACTAATAGAATTAGACTATTGGCAACAGAATTATTAGGAATGGATCACAAATAAACCAGGAAAGAACATCAACCTAATTCCTATTAATTCAACTAATTCTGAAAATGTCCCAAAACTTCAAGTACACATCACAAAAAAGGATACAAAAGAACCAGAAAACAGTAACAAAGACAAAATCAGAAGTATTTTGTTTGGGAGAAGGATACAGAATTCAGAGACcttcagcttggaaaagaggTAATTGAAAGTGaagtatcagaaaaaaaacctctgtaaTTAGAAATACcgtgaaaaaaagagaagtgtgAATAATCACTATCTCACAACTCACAAAAAAAGTTCAATACAGccttaaaacaaaataaaggaatatGCAATTTCACCCCACATGTAATTAAGTTACAGAACAATTACTGCATAATGTCAGAGACctaaaatataaattcattCAAGATGGGATTTAGACAAATTAATTGATGCATATTAAATATGATAATCTAGATGCAAACACCAGCTCAACAACTGTCAGAATTCATGAGACTTTACACAGTAAgtgtcttttttcttcccttcagagATGCAGCAACCTGCCTTTAGATcaaagttttttgttttaaaaattactttagcTGAAGTTtaagtataaaaaaaatcttcataatGTAGGCACTCTGGTCTCTACAGTCAAAATAATGTACTATGGGTACAAAGTGAATATTTGTCTCTTACAATCTTTTTGAAGGAATGTGTTTTTCCACCTTCCACAATATCCTGTGAAATGTGCTCCAAATGTGTGTGATCCATAATGAGGCAGTTCTGAAAGTCAAATCATCAGAAACCAACCCTACCCATAATCCCAAAGTTCTCCATGAAAACCTATCTCTAACCTTCAAAATAAAGctaaaaaaccaggaaaaggaCCATTTAATATTTGTGTGGGTTGAACACATTTTAATTTAgacaaaaacagaaacacagaccCGTGAATAGGAGGATGAAGATTCCCCCTTTCACCAGAGCTGGATATTTGATTGGCAGAGCTAAATCAATCTGTAAACCCATGATAACAAACACCTGCTCACACACAGAGGggaaatgtttaattttcctAACCTTGCCTAATTCAACATTTGCTTTAATTCAGCATAGGGACAGTATCTTTGGCCCTCTATTTAACTACATGTTGAATGAGAAGTACCAGCACAGAAGTTCATGAAGAGGATTAAAGAGGGAATCTGCTTAAAATCTACACCATATCTCTCCTTCTGCAAAtacattattaattttctaGTGTGTTTTACTACTGAAGGCATAAACAGGCAGAATGATTTGAAGGACAGAAAGCTGGGGTTGGAGAACAGCACTTGCTTGTGACAGCAGTCTGTACTTACTGATCAATACACTTTGAAAAGGGGTAGTCCCagtcctcctcctttcccctggAAACTCATTTTGTCCAATATTAAATCTATTCAGATGTGTGATAAACCCACAACCATCATTCCATGAGctacagaacagaaattatCCTAAACAAAAAAGACTGTTTTTAGTCAAAAAGACTGCCATCAGTTAAACTAAGTCCCAAAACAGCAAGCAAAATGACAAATTTAAGCAAAACTACATTCTTCCACTTCTTCCCCAATGCCCAAAAATTTTGATGGAAGAAGGAACTAAGTGTTCATAGATTACAGATAGAATCCTCTCACATAGTAGCATGAGAACTCAGTTGGACTTTTATGGACTGTGGAAATCAGGGAGAGAAAAGCCTTCACAATATTGTATTAGGAATTTgtagttggaaaaaaaatccaattcctctagaaaacaaaaaataattattctcaAGAAAATGAGTACTTCATGTCATCTTTGTATTTCTTGAAAACAATCTACCACTGACCATCCTCACAGGAACTTAAAACAAATCCCCTAGCAACAAGCTGAgcctttaaaatattacagaatttacataaaacaataatttaaatgttCACATCCCTCCTGAATCACACTAATTGAGCATGAATAATAAATTGGTTTTAGACACCTTGATAACTTACAGAATTTAAAcatgggaaataaaatacattaaaaaaccGAGATGACGGAATATTTGGCTGAATTTGCTCACTTGCTCTTAAAAACAGACTATGAAAAAAGTGTCTGCCATTCAAAACTATTTTCAGTTTCACACAAAATTCACACAATTTTCAGAAGTGCACATGATTGTAGTTATTCTTTCTCTTAATTGTGATGCTTACAAAAACTGTCCTGTGTTTGATCTGATACTTTGGTGTGCTCATGAACTCAGCACTCCTCTTCAAGGTCTCTATACCCCTCCACttacagaaccatggaatggtttgggtaggaaaggaccttaaaggtcatttCATTCCAACCTGTCTGCTGTGAGCAAAGCCACCTTTGCTggttgctcaaagtcccatccagcctagccttggacactttctgggatggagcatccaTAAATTCCCTGAGCAAACTTTTCcatgcctcaccaccctcagagtgaagaaattcttcctacaACCTAATCTAAAACTCccctttttcagtttgaagttaCTTCTCCTTATCCTATCACTCCATATCCTGTGCTTGGCCTTGCCCTGCAAGAGCTTTGCCCAGGCTCACCTCTCAAGCCTCCCAAAGAACTTCAAAGcctgcactaaaaaaaaatctataatttTTATTCAATCTGTATTTACTCTGTGGGTTAATGCCAGCTTTCAGATTTCTATAGCTGTAAATCTATTACCTTTTATATGCCTCCCAAGAAAACataacagaaaaggaaaactggggaaaatcAAAGATGCTCAAATGTCCTTTCTGGGAAGTTAAAAACTGACTGATCCTGTTTGTTCAAAGGGATTTTGAAGACATCAATTTAATCATAATCTAAATTATATAAAGCATTGTCCCAAACATCATTAGTGTTTAGCAAAGTTGCAGCAAAGTATTAATGCAATACTTCTAAAAGaatcttttcttttaagaggggaaaaatacagTCTAAGTAGTTCCTTAATACTGGGAATGAAATACATTCTTAAGACCTTCTCTATTTTTCTAATTGTCATCTGAAATCTTCCAACTGAATTTTATTGCAATGGACACAAAAAGGGATATTTCCATGCACCCTCAAAACTGGGTAACAGATGGGTACAGATTGTTAAGGCTTGCAGAGGAAGGACTAAGTTTAGATAGTGCTTAAGGAActttaaactttattttcaacTTAAATTTAAGATGGTCTAGtacacagaaagcagaagagaaggaagaactATTTCATCTATTTATATTCTTCATCAGCAGTCTACAGCAGTAACTCATCTCTTCAGCACATGATCAATCTCCAGAAAAATGACTATGAAAAAGACTGTGAAAGATCTTTATTAAAAACTCCAGACATTTAAGTATTACTGAGAAAGGGGAACTGTCTAAGAATTGCTTGCGACATTAAGATATAGTGAGACTGTggaaattaaagggaaaaaaatagaaggaaaatcaatgaaaaataaattaaaccatAATTgcattaaatgaaatatttttcttttgaatctTTAATCACTTATATCCTATCTTCCAGAATTTCCAAGTCCTGAAAAGTTGGGTGACAATTCATAACTTTTTGAAGAGTACtaacttttttatttcacataatTTAGCTGGGAACTTGAATTTAACAGGATTATTAATTGTCAGTCAAATAGATGAGACTACCTTCAAAAACTGCTGTGGGTTCATACTTGACCATAAATCCTTTTGGTTCATTAAAGCCTTCTAAATGTTTGATTGTACTATGCCCAAGTACCTCCAAAGTTTAAGTTATTTTGCTATTTTGAGTACCTCAAAAAGCCTATGTGCAAGAAAGCCCAAAATTTTGGCTGcccaaagaaaaattttactAGGTAGTAATTAAGTAACAAAGTAACCCACTAGATTTACATTTCCTCTCCTGCATCACATGCTTCCTACATGTGTTTCATTATCTATATTTACTATTacttcatttgcatttttaggCCAGCTTTGTAAG includes:
- the LOC117003159 gene encoding zinc finger protein ZFAT-like isoform X2 gives rise to the protein MCKLCNLFSPNKSELLSHVSEKHTEEGTSVDDIIIPLQPLTAPTNTSKDGEELLVAKRKRGRPKGSTKKFCVDEDVAENNPVPSKETPAGTEEGPEPSEVSPGSLECRKCNRKFSNTRQLTKHICIIVLNEGEEEGDGGNDSDVDLDRKEDEREKTPKRPRAQKTEKTASAKETEQVSGAKNPIISVVLTAHETIPGARKIVPLEASPHESEPTAPDTAVQDPSQRKGYQEYAIQQTPYEQATKTSRLGPTQLKIFTCEYCNKVFKFKHSLQAHLRIHTNEKPYKCSYCSYASAIKANLNVHLRKHTGEKFSCDYCTFTCLSKGHLKVHIERVHKKIKQHCRFCKKKYSDVKNLIKHMKETHDLQDKKVKDVFDELRLMTREGKRQLLYDCHICERKFKNELDRDRHMLVHGDERPFACELCGHGATKYQALELHVRKHPFVYVCSVCLKKFVSSVRLRAHIKDVHADLQEDSVFNSSINQSFCLLEPGGDIQPEALGEQQTQTAGELTATSTDAVSTPQPSASKGESAAAEVNHDGQHNGDGKIDAVLSLELENPLIKNVAETLCQTTDIAVPDIQPCVASDCFLLKNGTAGPEELKGSPPNEEEVNHCSSVNEQGEEIHLLLSEDRSLNVSQSNTITESLPVLEETIQSVPPGESETCDAPIQNSAEPTDPLAAAEAGAATSPQAASSNTATASGGNGSVAFMQILDSLQKRQMSTELRDRIRKVYGDLECEYCGKLFWYQVHYDMHVRTHTREHLYYCSQCNYSSITKNCLKRHVIQKHSNILLKCPTEHCDYSTPDKYKLQAHLKVHTDLDKKSYSCPVCEKSFSEDRLIKSHIKTNHPEVSMTTISEILGRRVQLKGLIGKRAVKCPHCDFYFMKNGSDLQRHIWAHEGVKPFKCSLCEYATRSKSNLKAHMNRHSTEKTHLCDMCGKKFKSKGTLKSHKLLHTADGKQFKCTVCDYTAAQKPQLLRHMEQHVSFKPFRCAHCHYSCNISGSLKRHYNRKHPNEEYVNAGSGEPAAEALIQQGGIKCPVCSFVYGTKWEFNRHLKNKHGMKLVENDGETKWELTAEVSEEASTQYLHITEAGEDVQGTQAAVAALQNLRYTSENSERLDPTAVNILQQIIELGSESHDATAVASVVTMAPGTVTVVKQVKEEEQSANHTLMIQETLQQASVELSEQHHLVVSSDEVEGIETVTVYTQGGEASEFIVYVQEAVQPVEEQTVEESVQEL